Proteins encoded within one genomic window of Longimicrobium sp.:
- a CDS encoding DUF885 domain-containing protein: MKALAAVALLLVLPAGAALAQQTPSQRLAQLFADEWEWRLRESPQLATGVGDRRYNDRLASVGLADQQRRLADNRRWLERLRAIPRDSLAPAERTNYDIFAFVKQSDIEEAELLDYLIPITNREGFHTYFPELGDEVPLRTAEDYRNYVARLRAFRRYAAEHAELMREGMRRGFVLPAVSLEGIEGTLQPHIVDDPTKSLLWKPFASFPASVPEAERAALAAAGREAIQQSVVAGYRDFLNFITSEYRPAARRTLGASELPNGRAYYAQRVRYYTTLDVTPDQVHETGLREVARIRAAMDSVMRAAGFRGSFREFVQMLRTDPRFYPKTPEELMEKNAVFLKRMDGELPKLFGRMPRMPYGIRPIPDYIAPRTTTAYYSQPAGDGTRAGFYWINLYDLKSRPLYEIEALASHEAVPGHHLQLAIQQELEGVPNFRRYGGVTAFVEGWALYAESLGKELGFYTDPYSEFGRLSYEMWRACRLVVDTGIHSKGWTRQQAIDYMAENSALTLVNITNEVDRYIAWPGQALAYKTGQMKIRALRTEAEAALGPKFDVRRFHDVVLGSGSVPLTVLETNVREWIAAERAR, encoded by the coding sequence ATGAAAGCCCTCGCCGCCGTCGCGCTCCTCCTGGTCCTCCCGGCGGGCGCCGCGCTCGCGCAGCAGACGCCCTCGCAGCGGCTCGCCCAGCTCTTCGCCGACGAGTGGGAGTGGCGCCTGCGCGAGAGCCCGCAGCTGGCCACCGGCGTGGGCGACCGGCGCTACAACGACCGCCTGGCCTCCGTGGGGCTCGCCGACCAGCAGCGCCGCCTGGCCGACAACCGGCGCTGGCTGGAGCGGCTGCGCGCCATCCCGCGCGACTCGCTCGCGCCGGCCGAGCGCACCAACTACGACATCTTCGCCTTCGTCAAGCAGAGCGACATCGAAGAAGCCGAGCTGCTCGACTACCTGATCCCCATCACCAACCGCGAGGGGTTCCACACCTACTTCCCCGAGCTGGGGGACGAGGTGCCGCTGCGCACGGCCGAGGACTACCGCAACTACGTCGCCCGCCTGCGCGCCTTCCGCCGCTACGCCGCCGAGCACGCCGAGCTGATGCGCGAGGGGATGCGCCGCGGCTTCGTCCTCCCGGCGGTCTCGCTGGAGGGGATCGAGGGCACCCTCCAGCCGCACATCGTCGACGACCCCACGAAGAGCCTGCTCTGGAAGCCGTTCGCCAGCTTCCCGGCCTCCGTCCCCGAGGCCGAGCGGGCGGCGCTCGCGGCGGCCGGCCGCGAGGCGATCCAGCAGTCCGTGGTCGCCGGCTACCGCGACTTCCTCAACTTCATCACCAGCGAGTACCGCCCCGCCGCGCGGCGGACGCTGGGCGCCTCGGAGCTGCCGAACGGGCGCGCCTACTACGCCCAGCGGGTGCGCTACTACACCACGCTCGACGTCACCCCCGACCAGGTGCACGAGACCGGGCTGCGCGAGGTGGCCCGCATCCGCGCCGCCATGGACTCGGTGATGCGCGCCGCCGGCTTCCGGGGGAGCTTCCGCGAGTTCGTGCAGATGCTGCGCACCGACCCGCGCTTCTACCCGAAGACGCCCGAAGAGCTGATGGAGAAGAACGCCGTCTTCCTCAAGCGGATGGACGGCGAGCTGCCGAAGCTCTTCGGGCGGATGCCGCGGATGCCGTACGGGATCCGGCCGATCCCCGACTACATCGCCCCGCGCACGACCACCGCGTACTACAGCCAGCCCGCGGGCGACGGGACGCGCGCCGGCTTCTACTGGATCAACCTGTACGACCTGAAGAGCCGGCCGCTGTACGAGATCGAGGCGCTGGCGAGCCACGAGGCCGTCCCCGGCCACCACCTGCAGCTCGCCATCCAGCAGGAGCTGGAGGGAGTGCCCAACTTCCGGCGCTACGGCGGGGTGACGGCGTTCGTGGAGGGGTGGGCGCTCTACGCCGAGAGCCTGGGGAAGGAGCTGGGCTTCTACACCGACCCGTACAGCGAATTCGGGCGCCTCTCCTACGAGATGTGGCGCGCCTGCCGCCTGGTGGTGGACACCGGCATCCACTCGAAAGGGTGGACGCGGCAGCAGGCCATCGACTACATGGCCGAGAACAGCGCGCTCACGCTGGTGAACATCACCAACGAGGTGGACCGCTACATCGCCTGGCCGGGGCAGGCGCTGGCCTACAAGACGGGGCAGATGAAGATCCGCGCGCTGCGCACCGAGGCCGAAGCGGCGCTGGGCCCGAAGTTCGACGTGCGCCGCTTCCACGACGTGGTGCTGGGCAGCGGCTCCGTCCCGCTCACGGTGCTGGAGACCAACGTCCGCGAGTGGATCGCCGCCGAGCGGGCGCGGTGA
- a CDS encoding Ig-like domain-containing protein, with protein MTRRTTTLLSLFAALLLGACDAQVPPTRVATRLEIVSGDAQSGEAGASLPQPLVVRPYDRHGPIYGQAITFTVVSGGGTITSGTVLTNSDGLAEARWTLGTSTADSQRVEVSAVDYFTGKPQASATARATARPGPAAALAVVGSSVREGSPGAAVDSLVVRVVDRFGNPVPGASVAWTVKSGGGRVSPAAAETDAEGIAKALWTLGPQVDAAQLAEAASASLAPVSFSARAAPPAAGAAEAAATTAGSLANHARLQGQVCSLGEARHRGRSASGPAVLRGSCHGEDAHGGAGADDVL; from the coding sequence ATGACGCGCAGGACCACGACCCTCCTTTCCCTCTTCGCGGCCCTCCTGCTGGGCGCGTGCGACGCGCAGGTCCCGCCCACGCGGGTGGCGACGCGGCTGGAGATCGTCTCGGGCGATGCGCAGTCGGGCGAGGCCGGCGCCTCGCTCCCGCAGCCGCTGGTGGTGCGCCCGTACGACCGGCACGGGCCGATCTACGGCCAGGCGATCACCTTCACCGTGGTCTCCGGCGGCGGCACCATCACGTCCGGGACGGTGCTCACCAACTCCGACGGGCTGGCGGAGGCGCGCTGGACGCTCGGCACCTCGACGGCCGACAGCCAGCGCGTGGAGGTGAGCGCCGTGGACTACTTCACCGGCAAGCCGCAGGCGAGCGCCACCGCGCGGGCCACCGCCCGCCCCGGGCCCGCGGCGGCGCTGGCCGTGGTGGGGAGCAGCGTGCGGGAGGGGAGCCCGGGCGCGGCGGTGGACTCGCTGGTGGTGCGGGTGGTGGACCGGTTCGGGAACCCGGTCCCCGGGGCGAGCGTCGCCTGGACGGTGAAGAGCGGGGGCGGCCGCGTGAGCCCGGCCGCCGCGGAGACCGACGCGGAGGGGATCGCGAAGGCGCTCTGGACGCTGGGCCCGCAGGTGGACGCCGCCCAGCTCGCCGAGGCGGCGTCGGCGTCGCTCGCCCCGGTCTCCTTCAGCGCCCGCGCCGCGCCCCCGGCAGCCGGGGCGGCTGAAGCCGCGGCTACAACGGCAGGAAGCCTCGCAAACCACGCGAGGCTGCAGGGCCAGGTTTGCTCCCTGGGCGAGGCCCGGCACCGGGGCCGCTCAGCCTCCGGACCGGCAGTACTCCGCGGTAGCTGCCACGGAGAGGACGCGCACGGTGGAGCCGGTGCGGACGACGTACTCTGA